The Panicum hallii strain FIL2 chromosome 9, PHallii_v3.1, whole genome shotgun sequence genome has a window encoding:
- the LOC112874504 gene encoding probable glucuronosyltransferase Os03g0107900, which yields MRDPKQRRSPAAPTLASRLRKHSTWLLLLLLLWFALSLYLFISPTPPAAAPLRRSAFLRSKARALSATTAPPVRIYVYDLPDRFNRDWVAADARCARHLFAAEVAVHEALLAYAGRAARPEDADLFFVPVYVSCNFSTPNGFPSLSHARGLLAEAVDLVRTQMPYWNRSAGADHVFVASHDFGACFHPMEDVAIADGIPEFLKRSILLQTFGVQGHHVCQEVAHVVIPPHVPLEVSHELPEPEKVRRDIFAFFRGKMEVHPKNISGRFYSKKVRTELLQHYGRNRKFYLKRKRFDNYQSEMARSLFCLCPLGWAPWSPRLVESVLLGCIPVIIADNIRLPFPSVLRWPEISLQVAEKDIASLETVLDHVVATNLTRIQKNLWDPMKRKALVFNRPMEVGDATWQVLRELEILLDQSQRRYVRSWR from the exons ATGAGAGATCCCAAGCAGAGGAGAAGCCCAGCAGCTCCCACCCTCGCCAGCAGGCTGCGGAAGCACTCCAcgtggctcctcctcctcctcctgctgtgGTTCGCCCTCTCCCTCTACCTCTTCATCTCCcccacgccgcccgccgccgcgccgctccggCGCTCTGCCTTCCTCCGCTCCAAGGCCCGCGCCCTCTCAGCCACCACTGCACCGCCCGTCCGGATCTACGTCTACGACCTCCCCGACCGCTTCAACCGCGACTGGGTGGCCGCCGACGCGCGCTGCGCCCGCCACCTCTTCGCGGCCGAGGTGGCCGTGCACGAGGCGCTGCTGGCCtacgccggccgcgccgcgcgccccgaGGACGCCGACCTCTTCTTCGTGCCCGTCTACGTCTCCTGCAACTTCTCCACACCCAACGGGTTCCCCTCGCTCTCGCACGCGCGGGGCCTGCTCGCCGAGGCCGTCGACCTCGTCCGGACCCAGATGCCGTACTGGAATCGCTCCGCCGGAGCCGACCACGTCTTCGTCGCCTCGCACGATTTCGGCGCCTGCTTCCATCCCATG GAGGATGTGGCCATCGCCGACGGCATACCAGAGTTCCTGAAGAGGTCCATCCTGCTGCAGACATTTGGTGTGCAGGGCCACCACGTATGTCAGGAGGTGGCGCATGTGGTGATCCCACCTCATGTGCCACTAGAGGTGTCTCATGAGCTACCGGAGCCGGAGAAGGTGCGGAGGGACATTtttgccttcttccggggcaaGATGGAGGTGCACCCCAAGAACATTAGTGGCCGCTTCTACAGCAA GAAGGTGAGGACTGAGTTACTACAGCATTATGGTCGCAATCGCAAGTTTTATCTTAAGAGAAAGCGGTTCGACAACTACCAATCAGAAATGGCTCGTTCTCTGTTCTGCCTCTGTCCGCTCGGATGGGCTCCATGGAGTCCTCGGCTTGTGGAATCAGTCCTCCTCGGCTGCATTCCCGTCATAATTGCTGATAACATACGTCTGCCGTTCCCTTCTGTCCTTCGGTGGCCAGAGATCTCATTGCAGGTGGCTGAGAAGGACATAGCCAGTCTTGAGACGGTGCTCGATCATGTTGTGGCGACCAATTTGACCAGAATACAAAAGAACTTGTGGGATCCAATGAAGCGGAAGGCACTGGTTTTCAACCGCCCAATGGAAGTGGGAGATGCTACATGGCAAGTGTTGAGGGAACTTGAGATTTTGCTAGACCAGTCTCAGAGAAGGTATGTTCGCTCCTGGAGGTGA
- the LOC112878006 gene encoding phosphoglucan phosphatase DSP4, amyloplastic isoform X2 — protein MLSLPSSVSVHRCECELASRQIFLPASPPPPRRSSAHEPGEAMNCLQNLLKEPPIVGSRSMRRPSPLNLAMVRGGSRRSNTVKTMPPPGATTSGAENSALEVGTEKSEVYSTNMTQAMGAVLTYRHELGMNYNFIRPDLIVGSCLQSPLDVDKLRKIGVKTVFCLQQDSDLEYFGVDIRAIQDYSLKFKDIEHCRAEIRDFDAFDLRLRLPAVVSKLHKLVNCNGGVTYIHCTAGLGRAPAVALAYMFWILGYSLNEGHQLLQSKRACFPKLEAIKLATADILTGLSKNTITLKWEDDSCSSVEISGLDIGWGQRIPLTYDKEKGAWFLEKELPEGRYEYKYIVDGKWLCNEHENITKPNADGHVNNYVQVSRDGTSDEEKELRERLTGPNPDLTDEERLMVREYLEQYVDAEH, from the exons atgctctccctcccctcctccGTCTCCGTCCACCGCTGCGAGTGCGAGCTCGCGAGTCGCCAGATATTTTTACCCGCGTCgcctccgcctcctcgccgTTCCAGCGCTCACGAGCCGGGGGAAGCCATGAACTGCCTCCAGAACCTGCTCAA GGAGCCTCCAATCGTGGGATCCAGGTCCATGAGGCGGCCCTCTCCGCTCAATCTG GCGATGGTTCGTGGCGGGAGTCGCCGATCAAATACCGTCAAAACT ATGCCCCCACCTGGGGCGACCACTTCTGGTGCAGAGAACAGTGCACTCGAGGTCGGCACCGAGAAGTCTGAAGTGTACAGCACTAACATGACACAGGCTATGGGAGCAG TGTTGACATATAGACATGAGCTCGGAATGAACTACAATTTCATACGCCCAGACTTGATTGTGGGCTCCTGTTTACAG AGTCCGCTGGACGTTGATAAGCTCCGAAAGATTGGTGTGAAAACTGTATTCTGCTTGCAGCAGGATTCGGACCTTGA ATATTTTGGAGTCGACATCCGTGCCATTCAAGATTATTCTCTAAAATTCAAAGATATTGAGCACTGCCGTGCTGAAATTAG GGATTTTGATGCTTTTGATTTGCGATTGAGGCTTCCTGCTGTGGTTAGCAAACTGCACAAGCTCGTCAACTGTAACGGTGGTGTAACATATATTCATTGTACTGCTGGACTTGGAAGAGCTCCTGCTGTGGCA CTTGCTTATATGTTCTGGATTCTTGGGTACAGTCTTAATGAAGGACATCAGCTACTTCAG AGTAAAAGGGCTTGCTTTCCAAAGTTGGAAGCCATTAAGTTGGCAACTGCTGACATT CTGACGGGATTATCCAAAAATACAATCACTTTGAAGTGGGAAGATGATAGTTGTTCTTCTGTTGAAATTTCTGGGCTCGACATTGGCTGGGGTCAG AGGATCCCTTTGACATATGATAAGGAGAAAGGAGCTTGGTTTCTGGAGAAAGAGTTGCCT GAAGGGCGGTATGAATACAAATACATAGTGGATGGCAAGTGGCTGTGCAATGAGCATGAGAATATAACTAAACCGAATGCTGACGGCCATGTGAACAACTATGTCCAG GTCTCCAGAGATGGCACGAGTGATGAAGAGAAGGAACTGAGGGAGCGTTTGACTGGTCCCAACCCCGATCTTACGGATGAGGAAAGGCTGATGGTCAGGGAGTATTTGGAACAATACGTGGATGCTGAGCATTAG
- the LOC112878006 gene encoding phosphoglucan phosphatase DSP4, amyloplastic isoform X1 has translation MLSLPSSVSVHRCECELASRQIFLPASPPPPRRSSAHEPGEAMNCLQNLLKEPPIVGSRSMRRPSPLNLAMVRGGSRRSNTVKTYNVVAWQMPPPGATTSGAENSALEVGTEKSEVYSTNMTQAMGAVLTYRHELGMNYNFIRPDLIVGSCLQSPLDVDKLRKIGVKTVFCLQQDSDLEYFGVDIRAIQDYSLKFKDIEHCRAEIRDFDAFDLRLRLPAVVSKLHKLVNCNGGVTYIHCTAGLGRAPAVALAYMFWILGYSLNEGHQLLQSKRACFPKLEAIKLATADILTGLSKNTITLKWEDDSCSSVEISGLDIGWGQRIPLTYDKEKGAWFLEKELPEGRYEYKYIVDGKWLCNEHENITKPNADGHVNNYVQVSRDGTSDEEKELRERLTGPNPDLTDEERLMVREYLEQYVDAEH, from the exons atgctctccctcccctcctccGTCTCCGTCCACCGCTGCGAGTGCGAGCTCGCGAGTCGCCAGATATTTTTACCCGCGTCgcctccgcctcctcgccgTTCCAGCGCTCACGAGCCGGGGGAAGCCATGAACTGCCTCCAGAACCTGCTCAA GGAGCCTCCAATCGTGGGATCCAGGTCCATGAGGCGGCCCTCTCCGCTCAATCTG GCGATGGTTCGTGGCGGGAGTCGCCGATCAAATACCGTCAAAACT TACAATGTTGTCGCTTGGCAGATGCCCCCACCTGGGGCGACCACTTCTGGTGCAGAGAACAGTGCACTCGAGGTCGGCACCGAGAAGTCTGAAGTGTACAGCACTAACATGACACAGGCTATGGGAGCAG TGTTGACATATAGACATGAGCTCGGAATGAACTACAATTTCATACGCCCAGACTTGATTGTGGGCTCCTGTTTACAG AGTCCGCTGGACGTTGATAAGCTCCGAAAGATTGGTGTGAAAACTGTATTCTGCTTGCAGCAGGATTCGGACCTTGA ATATTTTGGAGTCGACATCCGTGCCATTCAAGATTATTCTCTAAAATTCAAAGATATTGAGCACTGCCGTGCTGAAATTAG GGATTTTGATGCTTTTGATTTGCGATTGAGGCTTCCTGCTGTGGTTAGCAAACTGCACAAGCTCGTCAACTGTAACGGTGGTGTAACATATATTCATTGTACTGCTGGACTTGGAAGAGCTCCTGCTGTGGCA CTTGCTTATATGTTCTGGATTCTTGGGTACAGTCTTAATGAAGGACATCAGCTACTTCAG AGTAAAAGGGCTTGCTTTCCAAAGTTGGAAGCCATTAAGTTGGCAACTGCTGACATT CTGACGGGATTATCCAAAAATACAATCACTTTGAAGTGGGAAGATGATAGTTGTTCTTCTGTTGAAATTTCTGGGCTCGACATTGGCTGGGGTCAG AGGATCCCTTTGACATATGATAAGGAGAAAGGAGCTTGGTTTCTGGAGAAAGAGTTGCCT GAAGGGCGGTATGAATACAAATACATAGTGGATGGCAAGTGGCTGTGCAATGAGCATGAGAATATAACTAAACCGAATGCTGACGGCCATGTGAACAACTATGTCCAG GTCTCCAGAGATGGCACGAGTGATGAAGAGAAGGAACTGAGGGAGCGTTTGACTGGTCCCAACCCCGATCTTACGGATGAGGAAAGGCTGATGGTCAGGGAGTATTTGGAACAATACGTGGATGCTGAGCATTAG
- the LOC112878009 gene encoding cyclin-dependent protein kinase inhibitor EL2-like — MAASPEFYKPPAAAFSSPCASPLPAPAEDYRYTTCRTPTGSGISYLKEPTTCPPAPRKPPLCKKRLFKGGDTDAAEVPLISLRLHELERVFRPHPNGDKRRRSATDRNNNKQTTLLDATYLAS; from the coding sequence ATGGCGGCGTCTCCCGAGTTCTACaagccccccgccgccgccttctcgtCCCCCTGCGCCTCGCCGCTCCCAGCCCCAGCCGAGGACTACCGCTACACCACCTGCCGGACGCCGACGGGCAGCGGAATCAGCTACCTCAAGGAGCCCACCACCTGCCCGCCGGCGCCCAGGAAGCCCCCCTTGTGCAAGAAGCGCCTCTTCAAAGGGGGCGACACCGACGCGGCGGAGGTCCCCCTCATCAGCCTGCGCCTCCACGAGCTGGAGCGCGTCTTCCGCCCCCACCCAAACGGCGACAAGCGCCGACGCTCCGCCACCGACAGGAACAACAACAAACAAACCACCTTGTTGGATGCAACctacctagctagctag
- the LOC112878008 gene encoding UPF0548 protein At2g17695 isoform X2: protein MVWEAGLFLSLGRPTQEQQKSCLAAAGGFNYDADLRGATRPKSEASDKALMERGFFVNRSRVLIGSGAGTFIQAKSALLSWRHLSLGWANVEPETAVKVGTRFCICYKEVIPFPWVMLPLQIAYVIDRDGDGDGDGDGRSKSKSKSMSMSKGSGGGGGMFAFGSGTLQGHLLAGEERFSVEVDEEDRVWYEVVSLSKPAHILATLCYPYVQLRQKHFARQSGQAIRRHLSTAK from the exons ATGGTGTGGGAAGCTGGTCTGTTCTTGAGCTTGGGTCGGCCAACGCAGGAGCAGCAGAAGTCCTGCCTTGCAGCGGCCGGTGGCTTCAACTACGACGCAGATCTCCGTGGCGCCACACGCCCGAAATCTGAAGCAAGTGACAAGGCTCTTATGGAGCGCGGCTTCTTTGTGAACCGATCGCGAGTTCTGATCGGGTCGGGTGCCGGCACCTTCATCCAGGCCAAATCCGCGCTCCTGTCTTGGAG GCATTTGTCACTGGGTTGGGCGAATGTGGAGCCGGAGACAGCGGTGAAGGTGGGAACGAGGTTCTGCATCTGCTACAAGGAGGTGATCCCATTCCCCTGGGTGATGCTGCCGCTGCAGATTGCCTATGTGATCGACCGCGATGGCGATGGCGATGGCGATGGCGATGGCAGATCCAAGTCCAAGTCCAAGTCCATGTCCATGTCCAAGgggagcgggggcggcggcggcatgttTGCGTTCGGTAGCGGCACGCTGCAAGGCCATCTGCTGGCTGGGGAGGAGCGTTTCTCGGTGGAGGTGGACGAGGAGGACCGGGTGTGGTACGAGGTGGTGTCCCTGTCGAAGCCGGCGCACATCCTCGCCACGCTCTGCTACCCCTACGTGCAGCTCAGGCAGAAGCATTTCGCGCGCCAGTCGGGGCAGGCCATCCGAAGGCATCTATCCACCGCCAAGTAG
- the LOC112878008 gene encoding UPF0548 protein At2g17695 isoform X1: MRSLAWLYSVCILQARIQKCHGASLPFRPTGPFHDAEVLSCCYPPWLGCGRRDTGDWREEGRGRRPLWPLDDDDGALLAARLPRRRLLPSQTLSLRRSAPKDKALVAMVWEAGLFLSLGRPTQEQQKSCLAAAGGFNYDADLRGATRPKSEASDKALMERGFFVNRSRVLIGSGAGTFIQAKSALLSWRHLSLGWANVEPETAVKVGTRFCICYKEVIPFPWVMLPLQIAYVIDRDGDGDGDGDGRSKSKSKSMSMSKGSGGGGGMFAFGSGTLQGHLLAGEERFSVEVDEEDRVWYEVVSLSKPAHILATLCYPYVQLRQKHFARQSGQAIRRHLSTAK, from the exons ATGCGATCACTAGCTTGGTTGTACTCTGTCTGCATCTTACAAGCAAGAATCCAGAAATGTCATGGGGCTTCGTTGCCCTTTCGGCCCACCGGCCCATTTCACGATGCTGAGGTGCTGAGCTGCTGCTACCCCCCCTGGCTTGGCTGTGGCCGCCGCGACACCGGCGATTGGAGGGAGGAAGGAAGAGGTCGCCGCCCGCTCTGGCCtctggacgacgacgacggtgcACTGCTCGCGGCCCGCCTACCTCGTCGCCGGCTTCTCCCATCCCAAACTCTCTCCCTCCGCCGGTCCGCCCCCAAG GATAAGGCATTGGTAGCCATGGTGTGGGAAGCTGGTCTGTTCTTGAGCTTGGGTCGGCCAACGCAGGAGCAGCAGAAGTCCTGCCTTGCAGCGGCCGGTGGCTTCAACTACGACGCAGATCTCCGTGGCGCCACACGCCCGAAATCTGAAGCAAGTGACAAGGCTCTTATGGAGCGCGGCTTCTTTGTGAACCGATCGCGAGTTCTGATCGGGTCGGGTGCCGGCACCTTCATCCAGGCCAAATCCGCGCTCCTGTCTTGGAG GCATTTGTCACTGGGTTGGGCGAATGTGGAGCCGGAGACAGCGGTGAAGGTGGGAACGAGGTTCTGCATCTGCTACAAGGAGGTGATCCCATTCCCCTGGGTGATGCTGCCGCTGCAGATTGCCTATGTGATCGACCGCGATGGCGATGGCGATGGCGATGGCGATGGCAGATCCAAGTCCAAGTCCAAGTCCATGTCCATGTCCAAGgggagcgggggcggcggcggcatgttTGCGTTCGGTAGCGGCACGCTGCAAGGCCATCTGCTGGCTGGGGAGGAGCGTTTCTCGGTGGAGGTGGACGAGGAGGACCGGGTGTGGTACGAGGTGGTGTCCCTGTCGAAGCCGGCGCACATCCTCGCCACGCTCTGCTACCCCTACGTGCAGCTCAGGCAGAAGCATTTCGCGCGCCAGTCGGGGCAGGCCATCCGAAGGCATCTATCCACCGCCAAGTAG
- the LOC112878005 gene encoding E3 ubiquitin-protein ligase LRSAM1-like isoform X1, which yields MNDERPNSMAARELGQLRQSHHPVSRLREEVRFQTESIASDQSGSGALSTQNSSVGDDEHDDNHHVQNASREYEIRTNRSMGDEPDEQDSGQSVSTSSTESGNGVQHEADLPWSRDISVAEDGQDDSSFLDREEEWHVIESHEEEPQWQLSPSLNSTRNRFSSPPEDDDVYGVELRELLSRRSVSNLLRSGFRQSLDQLIQSYVERQEHDWDFQGQRPSTSGVILNEDPIEIRMDEPAVRDERPQAWTTGLSDEALFPSQQRQREWQIDNWSQQAMHRSEFQDWDAVNVLRDEVSGVQRGMSSMQQMLEACMEMQIELQRSIKQEVSAALNRSLAMPADEETLEEDGSQWKLARKGTCCICCDNQIDSLLYRCGHMCTCSKCAGELLHGVGKCPLCRAPIVEVIRAYCIM from the exons ATGAATGATGAGAGACCAAACTCTATGGCAGCCAGAGAACTAGGACAGCTTAGACAGAGCCATCATCCAGTCTCTAGATTGAG GGAAGAGGTTCGCTTTCAGACAGAAAGTATCGCCAGCGATCAATCAGGTTCAGGGGCATTGTCTACTCAAAACAGTTCTGTTGGGGATGATGAGCATGATGACAACCATCATGTACAGAATGCAAGTCGCGAGTATGAGATCCGGACAAATCGATCAATGGGAGATGAACCTGACG AGCAGGACAGTGGGCAATCTGTGTCTACCTCTTCTACTGAATCTGGCAACGGCGTGCAACACGAAGCTGATTTGCCATGGTCAAGGGATATTTCTGTCGCTGAGGATGGACAAGACGACAGCAGCTTCCTAGACAGAGAGGAGGAATGGCACGTCATTGAATCTCATGAAGAGGAACCACAGTGGCAACTAAGTCCAAGTTTGAATTCTACCAGGAACAGGTTTAGTAGTCCACCGGAAGATGATGATGTTTATGGAGTTGAGCTAAGAGAACTCTTAAGCag GCGAAGTGTGTCAAATCTTCTTCGTAGCGGCTTCCGTCAAAGCCTGGACCAGCTCATTCAGTCTTACGTTGAGAGGCAAGAACATGATTGGGATTTCCAAGGGCAGAGACCAAGCACTAGTGGTGTAATACTGAACGAAGATCCTATTGAAATCAGGATGGACGAACCAGCAGTTCGGGATGAGAGACCCCAGGCTTGGACGACTGGGCTATCTGATGAGGCACTCTTCCCATCACAGCAACGCCAACGTGAATGGCAGATTGATAACTGGAGCCAACAAGCCATGCATCGCTCCGAATTC CAGGACTGGGACGCCGTGAATGTTTTGCGAGATGAGGTGAGTGGAGTGCAGAGAGGGATGAGCAGCATGCAGCAGATGCTGGAAGCGTGCATGGAGATGCAGATCGAGTTGCAGCGCTCCATCAAACAAGAAGTTTCTGCTGCTCTGAACCGATCGTTAGCCATGCCAGCAGATGAGGAAACGTTAGAGGAGGATGGGTCACAGTGGAAGCTCGCAAGGAAAGGgacctgctgcatctgctgtgATAACCAGATTGACTCGCTCCTGTACAG ATGTGGGCATATGTGCACCTGCTCAAAGTGCGCAGGGGAGTTGCTCCACGGGGTCGGCAAATGCCCGCTCTGCCGTGCGCCTATAGTTGAGGTCATCCGAGCCTACTGCATCATGTAA
- the LOC112878005 gene encoding E3 ubiquitin-protein ligase LRSAM1-like isoform X2 yields MGDEPDGNDVLQNDFHQEQIQQYEEYSSDSRSSEQDSGQSVSTSSTESGNGVQHEADLPWSRDISVAEDGQDDSSFLDREEEWHVIESHEEEPQWQLSPSLNSTRNRFSSPPEDDDVYGVELRELLSRRSVSNLLRSGFRQSLDQLIQSYVERQEHDWDFQGQRPSTSGVILNEDPIEIRMDEPAVRDERPQAWTTGLSDEALFPSQQRQREWQIDNWSQQAMHRSEFQDWDAVNVLRDEVSGVQRGMSSMQQMLEACMEMQIELQRSIKQEVSAALNRSLAMPADEETLEEDGSQWKLARKGTCCICCDNQIDSLLYRCGHMCTCSKCAGELLHGVGKCPLCRAPIVEVIRAYCIM; encoded by the exons ATGGGAGATGAACCTGACGGTAATGATGTTCTGCAAAATGATTTTCACCAAGAACAAATACAGCAATATGAAGAGTATTCATCAGATTCGCGGTCCTCAGAGCAGGACAGTGGGCAATCTGTGTCTACCTCTTCTACTGAATCTGGCAACGGCGTGCAACACGAAGCTGATTTGCCATGGTCAAGGGATATTTCTGTCGCTGAGGATGGACAAGACGACAGCAGCTTCCTAGACAGAGAGGAGGAATGGCACGTCATTGAATCTCATGAAGAGGAACCACAGTGGCAACTAAGTCCAAGTTTGAATTCTACCAGGAACAGGTTTAGTAGTCCACCGGAAGATGATGATGTTTATGGAGTTGAGCTAAGAGAACTCTTAAGCag GCGAAGTGTGTCAAATCTTCTTCGTAGCGGCTTCCGTCAAAGCCTGGACCAGCTCATTCAGTCTTACGTTGAGAGGCAAGAACATGATTGGGATTTCCAAGGGCAGAGACCAAGCACTAGTGGTGTAATACTGAACGAAGATCCTATTGAAATCAGGATGGACGAACCAGCAGTTCGGGATGAGAGACCCCAGGCTTGGACGACTGGGCTATCTGATGAGGCACTCTTCCCATCACAGCAACGCCAACGTGAATGGCAGATTGATAACTGGAGCCAACAAGCCATGCATCGCTCCGAATTC CAGGACTGGGACGCCGTGAATGTTTTGCGAGATGAGGTGAGTGGAGTGCAGAGAGGGATGAGCAGCATGCAGCAGATGCTGGAAGCGTGCATGGAGATGCAGATCGAGTTGCAGCGCTCCATCAAACAAGAAGTTTCTGCTGCTCTGAACCGATCGTTAGCCATGCCAGCAGATGAGGAAACGTTAGAGGAGGATGGGTCACAGTGGAAGCTCGCAAGGAAAGGgacctgctgcatctgctgtgATAACCAGATTGACTCGCTCCTGTACAG ATGTGGGCATATGTGCACCTGCTCAAAGTGCGCAGGGGAGTTGCTCCACGGGGTCGGCAAATGCCCGCTCTGCCGTGCGCCTATAGTTGAGGTCATCCGAGCCTACTGCATCATGTAA